Below is a window of Candidatus Polarisedimenticolaceae bacterium DNA.
GATCCGGCGCACGAAGAGCCTCCGCGGCGAACGAACTGGCCGCAGTGTAGCGCGTCGCGCCGGGATCGCGGCCGGCCCCCGCGTAACCTCCGGTAACTCCGCCTCGCGCCGCGACATCGGATCCACCCGGATGACGGAGGGAGACCGATGAAGAAGGCGTTGATCCCGTTCGCACTCCTCGCTCTCGGCGCTCTCGCCTATTCCGATTCGCCGCGCGACCCCCTGAAGCTCTACCCCGGCAACTACCGCGTCCTCGTCGAGAACGAGCGCGTGCGCGTCCTCGACTTCACCCTGGCGAAGGGGGCGAAGGAGGAGGCGCACGACCATCCCGCGAACGTCGCGGTCTTCCTCGCCGACTTCAGGATCCGGTTCACGTTCCCCGACGGGAACACGGGCATGCGCGTCGGGCACCCCGGGACCGTCGGCTACAGCGACGCCGTGCGGCACGCCTCGGAGAACGTCGGCGACACCGACGCGCACGGGATCCTGGTGGAGCTCAAGGAGCCGCCGCCGCCCCCGCCGGGGGCGCTGACCGCCGTGACGCTGATCCACGGCCTGCCGGGAAGAGGCGCCGACCTCGAGCGCCACCTGCTGTCGCTCGAGGGGCCGACCCGCGCCGAGCCGGGGTGCCTGCGCTACGACCTCTATCGCTCCCCCGACGCGCCGCACGAGTTCATGCGTTACGAGGTCTGGTCGAGCGCGGAGGCGCTCGAGGCGCACAAGCGGAGCCCGCACCTGAAAGCCTCGTTCGAGAAGCGGCAGCGCGAGGGATGGACCACGCAGATCCTCACGTGGGATCGCGTGACGGCCCCTGCCACGGTGGAGCGCCTCGATCCGCGCCTGGACGCCCTGATTCCCGTGGACACCGTCGTGGAGAAGGTCGTGGACGGTCACGACTGGACGGAGGGACCGCTGTGGGACCCGGCGAGCCGCTCGTTGCTCTTTTCGGACGTCCCGCGCAATGCGATCTTCCGCTGGGACGGCGGCGGCGCGGCGCGGCCGGTCCTGGAGAAGAGCGGGTACACCGGCGCCTCGCCTTTCCCGGGGCGCGAGCCCGGCTCCAACGGCCTGACCTTCGACCGCCGCGGGCGCCTGGTGATGTGCCAGCACGGCGACCGGCGCATCGTGCGCCGCGAAGAGGACGGCCGGCTCACCGTCCTCGCCGACCGCTTCGAGGGGCACCGCCTCAACAGCCCGAACGATCTCGTCTACCGGTCGAACGGCGACGTCTTCTTCACCGACCCGCCGTTCGGGTTGCCGAAGTCGTTCGACGATCCCGGGAAGGAGGTCCCGTTCCAGGGGGTCTATCGCCTCACCCCCGATGGGAAGCTCACCGCGGTGGTGCGGGACCTGCGAGCGCCGAACGGGATCGCCTTCTCGCCGGACGAGAAAATCCTCTATGTCAGCAACGCCGACAACACGAATCCGGTGTGGATGGCGTATCCGGTGCTTGCCGACGGGAGTCTCGGCTCGGGACGCGTCTTCGCCGACGCGCGCGCCTACGTGAAGGACGGGGAGGGGGTTCCCGACGGCCTGGAAGTGGACGCCGCGGGGAACGTCTTCGGCGCGGCCCCCGGCGGCGTCCACGTCTTCGCTCC
It encodes the following:
- a CDS encoding SMP-30/gluconolactonase/LRE family protein, which gives rise to MKKALIPFALLALGALAYSDSPRDPLKLYPGNYRVLVENERVRVLDFTLAKGAKEEAHDHPANVAVFLADFRIRFTFPDGNTGMRVGHPGTVGYSDAVRHASENVGDTDAHGILVELKEPPPPPPGALTAVTLIHGLPGRGADLERHLLSLEGPTRAEPGCLRYDLYRSPDAPHEFMRYEVWSSAEALEAHKRSPHLKASFEKRQREGWTTQILTWDRVTAPATVERLDPRLDALIPVDTVVEKVVDGHDWTEGPLWDPASRSLLFSDVPRNAIFRWDGGGAARPVLEKSGYTGASPFPGREPGSNGLTFDRRGRLVMCQHGDRRIVRREEDGRLTVLADRFEGHRLNSPNDLVYRSNGDVFFTDPPFGLPKSFDDPGKEVPFQGVYRLTPDGKLTAVVRDLRAPNGIAFSPDEKILYVSNADNTNPVWMAYPVLADGSLGSGRVFADARAYVKDGEGVPDGLEVDAAGNVFGAAPGGVHVFAPDGTRLGRIVTGVKTGNVAWGGGGDLFVAANHAILRVRTLTRGPDPR